The region CTCGGCCCTGGAGTCACTGAAGCGTGAGGCCATAGAATTGGAATTGCAGATACGTCAGCTGCAGGTGAGCCCAGCACTAAGACGATTTTCACGTCCCCGCAGATAGATAGATGTGTGGctaatgtgtgtgtttatatTGGTTGCTCATCATTTGCGCGGCAGGACGCCATCGATGCACTGAATCGGACACAGACGCGTGGCATTGAGGGGCAGCTGTACAACAAGGTCAACGAGCTGCAGGAGGATTTGTCCATGAAGAAGTTTGACTTGCGCGCCAAGCAAATCCATTTGGCGGCCATACGGGCTCAGGTGAGTAGACTGAGAGTAGCACCATCTACTGGGGGCAgatgtgaacaaaaaaaactatataCAGTGGAGAAAATCAGAATGTAAGGGACTATACTGATCCTTTAGTTCATCTCGGTCTTTTTAAAACGCTGAAGTAGTAAAATGTCAAATGTCAAATGTAAGTTTACGAAAGCTACAAAAGCTTTAAAGCTCCCTGGGAAAGCCTTTGACAACTTTACGAAAGCTCCTTTGGAAAAAGCTATCGTTTAACAGTCGGTTTCAATGATCTGGCAAGGCTGTCAACTGTCATTTTGATGAACCTGTTGCTCGACGCTTGTCCTTGGCGCTTGCACGCTTTTAAGTACAGATGAACTGGCGCTCGTATGTGGGTCAAACAGCTGACTCTGAGACCCGCTGCGCATGTGACCAAACCAAGgccctctctggctctctttttggcattttttttgGCTGTGTGGAGCAAGCAGCCTGGGTTGACTTTGTACTTCGCTTAGTCCTGCGGTAGATTAGCTTGTGTATGGTCAGTGCGGAGAtgcgacaaacaaaaaactctgAATAGCGCGTTTTGTGTGTGATTTCCCTGATATTCCTTCTATTATTCCAACTCTTCAGCAAACCCTCATTGTTTATGTGCagttgattttgttgttgatggTGGGCGGGTGGAAAAGTCCAAGTcccagcccaagcccaagcaaGCGCAAACAACTCTAACCTCAACCTCAGAGTCCGTGTGCAAAACAGCTGTTCAAGGGCTCCAAAGAGCTCGAGAGAGCAGGTGCATGCGTGGCGTCGCCAGACCGTTGCTGGACGAGCCCGCTGCTGTTTATAAAAGTACCGTGCAGCACTCGCTCCGAGTCAGTCACGTGCTTGCATTCCGACGCATTCGATACGAGGGTCGCCGTCTCAGTTTTTCTACGTCGCTCGTACGAGTGATCCGTTCGACAAattagccgtagccgtagccgtagccgtaacGGTACACGTTCACGTACACGTACggagccgtagccgtagccgtagtcgtcgtcgttaTAGccgtcgtagtcgtagtcgcaATCGTTGCGGTCGTCGCGCTGAGGTTTGATTGGCTGCCAATTGCAACGGGATAAGAATGCCAGGACTTCGCTTTAgttagcaaacaaaaaaacacaaaaaccagACAAATTGAAACAAGAGTTGACCAGAAAGGCGTTGTCCTCATTGACAATTTTTGTAATTCCCAACAACAGAcaatctatatctatatatccaTCATTTTAGAGCGCAAAGTCAGGCAGGCTTCTATAGGCGTGATTTCTTGAGGCGAGTTCTGTTTTGATAGCcccaaaaatttaattgaatcaaTTTCAGCGTAAGTAACCATCCATTGACCAATTGATCAATAGTAATGACACAACTAGTCGAGAGTCTATGTTAAATAATCTAGCTTTATTAACAAATCACGCATCCGCACCGTGCGCCCAAAGAATTCGCTCTCAAaaacaaatcgaatcgaatcgaatccaCTCAATTCGActcaaatcaatcaaattaaatccaatcaaatcaaatcaatgtAGCACACTGTCAGAGTTTCTTAAAATTAATTGCTTGCtttaaaacttaaacaaaTTCTAGCTCTAGCTGGTAGTCGAAATTCGCGGCGAAAGCTCACTCTTcaccaatccaatccaatcaatcaaccaatcaatcaatcaagcTTGTAAAAATTCTTTAGTGCCAGAAAATACTATCTATGCCACAATTCTACAACAAACTCTATTCTATGTACTGTAAATAGCCAATAATCTTTGCTAACCTAGAACTAAAGTAGTTGACTTATCTGTAGCACCAACTGCAATAAGAACTATGTAAAAAACCATCTGGAGCTAGAGGCTCAGCTCGCTTTGCATTTTGTCCTTTGCCATTTCGTGTCCTTTGTGCTTGTAATCGTACTACACCTCTTGTACACCATCCAACACAATACTCCCCGATGCTGTGTGGAGTGGAACACCGTTTGTGAACGGCACCGCGAACTGCAATCACTTAACAGAATAAGAGACAAGAGAATCGCAATTGTATAGAACATTTAACACAACTATCGAGATCCAAGTCCACACTTAAGTACCCATCCCTataaatacacatatatacCACTTACATACCACATACTAACACACCATACACCATGCGCGTTATCGTACTGAAAAAGAATCGCCCTAACAAGCGCGGCACGCCCacggcaacagcggcaacCGCGTCGCGCGAGCCGCCAAAAAAAACGGCGTACGCAAAAGTAAGAATAAATTCgatatattcaatatttggtTTAAAATTTTTGCCGATATGATGCCGATAGGACGGAATGGAGTGCAATGGGCCGGGATGCTCTGTATGCGCGTAGAGAAATCACGAGCAGTAGAGAGCATGTCAGTCCTTTGCTTCCTGCCCAATTTGCCAGTGCAATCAATTTTTGAGATTTACTTATTTTGCtcgatttatgcaaatttttcacGCCAAAACTTTGCTCACCGCGCATATACGTACTTGTATTAGATCTCCAATGGAAGTGCAATGAACTCGTAATCTTATCAGCATGTTTTAGTAGCCATCTTTACAAAATTAGCTCAAAAATTGGTTGTAGTGGCCTGGCATGATATACTATATTTATCCATTAAACTATGACTATTAATAAATCTTTATGTATTAGCCAGAACTGTATTTATTTCGCATATTCATACGCTGGATAAAGCCATATTATAGACTTTAAGAATTAGCTTAAATAGTGTCAATGTTGTGCTTGGAATTTTAAGCTAactaaaatatgtatgtactcgtatgtggaTTGCAAAGGGAGGACAATTCTTGTTTGTCGGCGAGGGACTCTAAGTATCCTCGCTGGCCGTAAAGAGCACTTCGATTTCCGAGGGGTTGCCGTCGCGTTTACGTAGTACTTCCCAGTAGAAAGACAGAACGACGAATCCAAAATATGTCTCTAGAGCTGGAAATACTTGGTGTTCAGACAATAACAAAAGCAGGGAGGTCTCAAGGTAAAGATGAACTCACATACTGACAACGCCTCAAAGACCAAATGCTCAACAACCAAATTGATGAAAAGAGTATTTAGCACGTACATGAATGTCACGACTGCTGTAAGGTAAAGCCAAAGCAATAGACAAGTTTTGTGCTCCTGTAGATAATACACGAAAGCTATTAGTCGATCCATAATCGGTCATGGTTACTCACAGTCTTAGCTCCTATAATGAGCATAATCGACTTCATGACAGCTACCGTCTCTAGGGCCATGGTAAAATAGTGATTTCCACTGCTCGAATGGCTCGCATGGGGATCCATGGAATCGTCCTCGATCGCCCGTGTGACAAACTCGGACTCAGTTGTGGTCCCAATTGATACAGCCTCCGGTTGATTGATCAGATTGTAGCACTGGTATATTTGCATCAGACCAAGCAGAGCCTCGAAGAAGGCTATAAGCTTGCAGCCCATTTTCAGATCGAAGAAGTAGCAGCAGCTTTTCAGTCCGACCATTTCTTTGGTGCTGCGTCTATGAGCACCGTCTTCCAACGATCCCGCCTGCGGCGTCGAGCCAGCCGGGATCAGGGACGAGCCCATCAAATTTAGAATAAACGACATTTTTAAACGATTACGATGTGTTTTTTACGGATAGATTGTAGTCGTTGAGATACACTCAAGGCAAATGAGAATGACAAAGACGATTTGCTGCCAGCCTACTTAGAGAACTTTCTTTTCTTGAAGAGATTTTGATTAAGTTTTCTGTCGGCTTTCGATTTCCCATTCCGATTTAAGTGCACAAGAAAATCCAATTTGATTTATTCGCGTCGGATGGCAGAAATAAACGAGGAGAGCGAAGAGAGAGTACGAAAACGGAGGAAAATctaaaacaattcaattttctaAGTGTGGCAGCCAAAAAAGGAataatcaaagaaaaaaactcGTTCGCCGttgctcctcctgcttctcTTCCCCTGGGCCCCCGGATCTGTTCAAGTTTCTGCCCATTTCGAAGGCACAATCAGTTGCCCATAAGCGAAATTCCTTTTCTGATTTCCTTTTAAAAGCATTTCTTGAATTGTCTTGACTGAGTCGGGAGCCACTTGAACCAGCTTCTCCTTCCTGAcatcctgccatcctgccaGCCTGTCCGTCCACAGCATGCCTTTTGGCGCTGTTCGCTTACGTCTCTTTCTCTTACGTTTGGCTTTCGCTCTTTTTTGGCCCAAGTGGAGCCTCGGGCCCAGTCatgttttccattttatttattgttgttcGGCGTGTTGCATTGACAACTCACTCTGAAGGGGCATGGCTGCAGGCGGAGCAGCGCAGTTGCATCGCAGTTATTTCTCAATCCAATATACTCGGAATTACTATTATTCCTTTTCACTGGCGTCAAGACtcattcaattaattaatcaaaCGAAAAGGGATTATTTCACGAGATTTAAATGTATGTACGAAAAGGGATAATGTGCGGGAGAGGGGAAAAGATTTTCCAAAGACCACCTGGTAATGCGATTAATTTGCCCAGCCGAAGAGGAATATCCATTGCCAACTTGAGAAGCCTTGCTTGGATGGGCAACGGCACTACCAAcccctctgtgtgtgggttAAGGTCACAAGCTATGCTCCTAAAGggttaattttaaatttattgccGTGCCCTTCTTGCTTATTCGCCCAAAATCCTTGTCGAGGGACCCGGACCCAGTCCCGCACCCCCTCAGACCTCAGACCCCCAAAGCCGTAGACGTAGGCGTAGgcaatggccatggccaatTGTAGGACCGGCAGGCTAAGAGCCAAGAGGAAGCAACAAATTTGCACGTTAACCACAACCACGAGCAAAGCAACAATGGGTTAAGCTCCCTGAATTTAtgaatgtgtgcgtgtttttCGGAATGCGTGTGCCtttgcgtgtgcgtgtgtgggtgcgtgtgtgggtgACACAGTGATATTTCTCTGCGACTCTGACTCTGTCCCAGACACGTTATCTGAGCCACAACTCTCAGGGTTCGGGCCTTGTCCGGGCTCTCctttattttattgctttaataaatatgaaatgcGCTTACTTTTTTGCCACCTTCGCATTCGGCATAGTTTTCCGCGCAGTTTGCCCCTCGAGTGCCTTCAATTAGTTGTCCAAAttgggttttttctttatgACAATCATCTTAATCTTAATCACACAACTTGACGGTCCCAAGGCCAGATGGATTGATGGTCGCTCGCTGAATAGGGATACCCGTATAGGAATACCCGTATCTGGCTCTACATAATTTGCTCGagcataaattttaattaatcaTAAAAATGTGGGCATAAAAATGCCAACAGGTCTTTCCTGCTATTTTTTCTGCCTTCTATTTCATTTCACTTCATTCTCTTAAATTCCATACCGTACCGCCTAGAACGAGCATCTCCTGGAATTCATATTCATGTTTAATAATAAATCACAAGATGCCGCCGGGGCCTGGAGCTGAGTCTGAGACTGGGTCTGAGGTTGGGGTTTCTGCTGAGGCCAGTTGCGGTTGCATCCTTGGGTTCCCatgcccacacccacacccacacccacacccacacccaaagtgagaagaagagagagagacagagagggaaagtCAAATGCCAAAGGAAGCCCAAGTAAAATGGCGCGGGCATAAAAGGATTTGCGGCTAAAGGCGAATTTAATTAAAGACATCAACGGCGCCACATAATGGCTGAATCTGGCTCAAACGCCGCCTCCTTTTAATTGCCATCTTTTCTACCTGTTCCATCACCACGACCACGAGTCGTACGACTGAACAATTGAAATTCATTTGCAAATTTTGGTATCAATTAATCAGCCTCAGTCATTGTCATTATGTTGTTATCAGAAGGATGTATGCTTCAACTAATTTTGTGAATGAACACGATATGAAAATGTTCTGCAGTTTTGCATTTCGCTGACGTCGCGGGGTCGGGAGAGGGTAAGGGTTTTCTTGCTCCCCTATTGTTTCCTCTGATAAATATTTTAGTGAAATCCGGGCAGTGAGGCCACGAGCGCCAAAAGGACAGGCAGGACGAAGGGCGGGATGATGCCTTTATGGTCGTTTGGGtgagaaagacagacagatcTGTGCTGTTTGGAGATTTCAAATTTCGTTGACGCATGCCACACGGAGTACGACTGGCAAAAAACACTTTTCTTCTCTCTGCctttctctttccctctctcgctctctctgatTGTTGGCACACGCCATGGGTTTTCCCTTTGcatgtgtgtttttgtgtgtggcgttcattaaaatttcatttgaaaatcagcagaaatgcTGCTGTAATCTCTTCTAGTCATTTGTTTTGCCAGCCACGAGAACTTTCCATTGTCTTTCCCCCATCAGCCCAGCCGCGCTTCTTCGGTCCCAGTCTTGGCTCTCTTGGCTGCAAAAGAAATATTCGCCTGTCAGCAGGAGCCAAGTTGATGGAAATTTGCGAAATTGGTAGAAAAAGTGCAGGGACAGACAAATCGTAACTTGATATGCTTGTATcttgaatattttattgccaGTCGACAATTGGATGTGCCAAGAGCTTGTCAAAGTGGGGACTAAATTGTACAGGGCATATTCCAAGGCAACGGACACTGAAAGAATCGAAAAGTAAAGAGCACCGACTGTattgtacaaatatttgtggAGCACTACTCTGGAAATACGATACAAGAAATACGAGTAGGCATTTGTGGTCAAAGTTTTGCTAAGCGAGGCTTTCCATTCCAATGGATTGGCAGAGAGAGTTCCCAAGAATTGGGTGTAAAGATTACAAGACTTATTTAATACTGAAATGGCAGTGTTTACTCAGAAAAATATTCTCTGCTTTTCTCCTCTTTATATAGAAATATCGTAAATCAGTATGGTGTGCTTTACTAAGTGGATTCCATATTGCAATCCGTTGAGTGGAGTTGATTCGAGTTGAGTTATGCTTTGACCCAGATTCCGTGACCTCACTCAGGCCTCAACTAATGGCTTTGGAATGCGCTCACCCACTTAAAGCAATCCCTCAAAGTGATGGCTGTTTATCTGACATTTATAGTTTATGCTTCATGTTCTGCTCACCGGGTTTCAGCAAGATAAACGCAGCGcagatataaaaaaaaacaaagaaggaaaaggaaaaggaaaagtatAGATGAAAAGCAGTCTACTACTACTAGGAGGAGCATTGGGAAAAGATGAAATGGAAAAGCAAAACTAGTAAAGCATACAACATTGTTTGACTTTGCGGATTTGGCGGGCATGGAGCCGTTCCGCTGTGGCTGGGCTCCCACGCCCCTTGGGGGCGCCTCAAAGGATTTTTGGCAGTTAACCCGTAAAGATGATAAATGCGAATGTCTTTGccgtttgagtttgagttgtTGCAGTACCTACTCAAGGAATTTATGGCGATGCGCAAACCGAATTGGGCCACAGgcaaaacgaacaaaaaagtCAACGGCGAAATTGAAAAGGCACAGGAAAATGCCTGAACTCTCGCTTTTCCTCTCCTCGAGATTGACAGACCGGCTGGCAGAGTGCCCAGCTATGGACCGCCCTCCTCCAGCCCTGGCCCAGAGTCACATTAATCAACACTTAAACGTTTAATTGCCGAACATTAATCTTGAGGTTAAGCTGCCTCCGTTAGCCCTGAACTGTCAATTGTTCCTGTTTGCGAGTGAGTGTGGCCTGTGGCCGAGCTGCTGTTCTTGTGGCTTTTTTCGACTGCTTCTGCATTAATTTTGTCATTTAGCAATTAACTTTCCGGCTCGGTCGCGCCGCGTGTCCCCGCGTTCCCTCACAACGCCTCCTTTTGGCCCCGCCACGGTGACAAATTCGAGGCTGGCCGCCTGTAAATATTGATGAGCCGTGCCACAACGAGGGGGACTCAGACCGTTGATGGAGCGTTGCCAAAATGATGTTCGAGCTTATGCCGCCGGCTTGCAGCTGTCGCAGTTTTGATTGAAATATGAGCCTATTTCTGGCTTTCGTAGTCTGAGTCGGAGAGTCGACTCTACGCAGTTGAGTTAATTAATTTCCACGTTGACATTCCCCtttgttgtatatttaatGAGTGCGGTGCGCCTCGGTATCGGTACCGGCCACTGCTCCCTGATAGGGGACCAACTTGGGCACGCTGGACCAAAACATTGTGGCCAAAGTTGATCCGAGAAGCGAAAAAATAGTTGTCCAAATAAATTCCATAATTTCATTTGGCCTCTGCATATTCAAtaagcaaaacttttgccgCAACTGAAGAAgaaagattaaaaaaaaaaaaacgaaaataagaCCAAGAAAATAATAACGTTTACAAGGCGCATAATCTATACCCGTCTCTTTTTTCCCCATCGCTATCCGTCTCTTTCTGTAGTTATCTCtttctccgtctctgtctctgtctctgtctctcattcagttgtgtttgctttgctgAGCTGCATTCTGCCCTCAAAGGAAGAACTTTTGCAGTATTTGCTCGGCACTTGTCTTTTATTTTGCCTTACACTTAGTTCTGTTCCCAGTGCTGTTCGGTTCCCCTTTCGGCTCTCTTTTTGCCTTTATTTTCCgctctttcaatttttatttatgcaaataagTTTCGCTTCCATTGTTGCCAGCGCCCCCACGCCTTTAACCACCGCCCTCCGcacaccgcccaccgccctcCGACCAAACTGCCAGCCAACGTGCTTGTTATCGCATAAGGATGTTGTTACAAGTTTACTTCTCATTCCCTGGCCCTTTTATTGTGGGTTGTTTGGATGCTCTTTCTGTGGTTATTAAAGTTTTGATCAGGTGTTCGAAAACCAAAGAGGGTATAAGTATTCTTCAGCAGGATCAAAAGCGGAGTGCCTCAGTATAAGAAGCTATGCACAGACCATGCCTCTTACTCCTACAACCTACTACTATTTAGCCTGTAATTAACTTCTGCCAAATTGGATGGATACTAAGAGCACTCTTTGCGCCACAGAATCGATCGATCTGTTAGAGTATATAAGGCTTCGGTGCCCAGGAGGTGCCAGCCTCCGTTCTTGTTTCCCTATGTTTTTTGGGATAGTGCATGTTGACTGTTGCTGGCCGCCCACGACAAGTGTTACGGGTGTCAGTAAAATAGTTGAGTAATGACAAACGAAAGCCATCAGCTGGCGGGAGCAAGTGATACGCCAGGAGTGCCTCAGTCTGGCCGGAGCTCTGCTGGAGCTCTGCCGTTGTCGAAAGTTTAATTATCACTGtgttttctctctgtttcgGAGCGGCCTCTGTGTCGGAATCGGTGGCAGTCGGTGGCAGGCGCTGATGCGGGGCTCCAAAGCGGGGTCTCCGTGTGAGTTTCAGTTTGCTGTTTGAATTTTAAACTTTTTCTCTCGCTACCATTCTTGTGGTCTGAGCCCCGAACACCGAACTTTGTGCATTTgaactttttcttttatttctttgttttcgcATTTTCCCTCAGGTCTCTGGTGGGGCCGTGGGCATGGCGGTGCGGTCCATGTCTGTGGTCAATAACAATTGCATACTTTGAGGCGAATTCGGGCAaatcacgcatacgccgtgtggTGGCAATTAGCTCTGGCGCCTGTGCATTTCACAAAGGCTGTGACCTCAGGACGGGCCCTGCCATGTCGAAACGTTTTCGTATGCATTCGCACATTAAGCactgccacacccacacccggAGCCACTCTCTGGCGCCTTATCGCAGCCGCAATTCTTGCCGGCCACAGTCTCATGAATTTTTATTACTCGTACTGGCGTCGTTAGTTCTCTGCATATATTATTAGGGGGCGGGGCGCCAGCTGCAGTCGCAACATGTGTCCTGTGCTTGCACATGGCTGCTGGCAACGGGAGCGTGTGCCGCACGCTCATTTGTAACATTTGAAATGTGCCAAGGAGCAGCAACTCCCAAAAAAAATGTCTGTGTGCAGTGAAATCAATGAGGAATCGCGGGTGCGCCTCGAGTTGTGTTGATGAGACACGAGGGAAGGCATATCCCATAACTTATGGGTGCACTGAATATGGAAAATGGAATAtggtatatgtgtgtgtgtgtatgtgctaTGATTGATTTACTgccttcttctgccactgcttcATACCGTACGACACTCACTTTGCACTGCTTCAGCGCTTCCTGCACTTTTAAGCAGTTTTCTTGTCCGTTCTCTCCGCTCCTTGATTTAAAGGCAAAACAGATATCGCCCCTTTTACGGCCATTACCATTGCCAATACCTCTCAGGCCTTCCCAGCTGCCACTTCCCCTCTTGGGTACATAAGTGGAAAACGATGCCACGTGATGTGCATCGAGGAGCGAATTTGCATTGATCGCTCGTCCAAATGAAAAACGCGACAGCCAATTCACTGACACCATCAATTTGCAATAAATCAATGCAGGCAGCCCTGGTTGCGATTGGGCGGTGCCAGAAACGTCTGGGTACTGGGCGGTGGGGTGGTGAGGGGGGCAGGATGAGCAGCAAGAATGCCATTTAATCTTTGCATCTGCATGCCGGGCGCCGTCGTCGCGACACCTTGATTGCGAAACCCCCTTGAATGCAGATACACAGTGATATACTGATTCGGTTGAATTCCTTCGAATTACTCCGCTGCACGGCTCCTCCTATGCCGAAAACTTCCATGCACGTAGCTAGGTTTCAATTAAAGCCTCGTTACATGGTCCGCAATGGGAGAGCTTTACTGCCGCCGTGTGGCCAGAGCCAGCCCAATTCCCAGCGCAGATCTAGCTCGTTCTTATCCCATTCCAATTCTCACTCTGAATCCGAATTCGGCTTCGG is a window of Drosophila pseudoobscura strain MV-25-SWS-2005 chromosome 3, UCI_Dpse_MV25, whole genome shotgun sequence DNA encoding:
- the LOC26533367 gene encoding uncharacterized protein isoform X2, giving the protein MSFILNLMGSSLIPAGSTPQAGSLEDGAHRRSTKEMVGLKSCCYFFDLKMGCKLIAFFEALLGLMQIYQCYNLINQPEAVSIGTTTESEFVTRAIEDDSMDPHASHSSSGNHYFTMALETVAVMKSIMLIIGAKTEHKTCLLLWLYLTAVVTFMYVLNTLFINLVVEHLVFEALSVSLETYFGFVVLSFYWEVLRKRDGNPSEIEVLFTASEDT
- the LOC26533367 gene encoding uncharacterized protein isoform X1 — translated: MSFILNLMGSSLIPAGSTPQAGSLEDGAHRRSTKEMVGLKSCCYFFDLKMGCKLIAFFEALLGLMQIYQCYNLINQPEAVSIGTTTESEFVTRAIEDDSMDPHASHSSSGNHYFTMALETVAVMKSIMLIIGAKTEHKTCLLLWLYLTAVVTFMYVLNTLFINLVVEHLVFEALSVLFPALETYFGFVVLSFYWEVLRKRDGNPSEIEVLFTASEDT